One region of Ignavibacteriota bacterium genomic DNA includes:
- the ispG gene encoding flavodoxin-dependent (E)-4-hydroxy-3-methylbut-2-enyl-diphosphate synthase produces the protein MKATLQDNSNIVEFSVPSSPHQTYKVGVRRKTRQVNVGGILVGGNAPISVQTMTKTKTSDVDGTVKQILDAAEAGCDIVRVTVNDKEAADAIGEIVKRSPVPIVADIHFNHVFALKAIEGNVAKVRLNPGNIGSRERIEQVLTEAKKKGIPIRIGVNSGSLEEDILEKHGYPTPEALYESAMRHVEICEDFGFHDVIISVKSTDVKLMIEAYRLVAQRTDIPLHLGVTEAGTTRVGTIKSAVGIGTLLAEGIGDTIRVSLTDEPVKEVEVGKEILRSLSLASRNVELIACPTCGRLEVDLFGIMAQLEEKLAGVKKPVKIAVLGCVVNGPGEASEADIGIAAGKGVAILYRKGEVIKRVKEEEIVATILEEVEKFQPSE, from the coding sequence ATGAAAGCAACATTACAAGATAACAGTAACATCGTAGAATTTTCAGTTCCTTCAAGTCCTCATCAAACATACAAAGTTGGTGTGAGAAGGAAAACCCGACAAGTGAATGTCGGCGGAATTCTCGTCGGCGGAAACGCTCCGATTTCCGTTCAGACGATGACGAAAACAAAAACATCGGATGTTGATGGAACCGTCAAGCAAATTCTCGACGCTGCTGAAGCAGGATGCGACATAGTTCGTGTAACCGTGAACGACAAAGAAGCGGCAGATGCAATCGGTGAAATTGTCAAACGCTCTCCTGTTCCCATCGTCGCCGATATTCATTTCAATCATGTCTTTGCGTTGAAAGCGATTGAGGGAAATGTTGCAAAAGTCCGGCTCAATCCGGGAAACATTGGCTCACGCGAACGAATCGAACAAGTGTTGACGGAAGCAAAGAAAAAAGGAATTCCGATTCGTATAGGTGTGAACTCCGGCTCACTCGAAGAAGACATTCTTGAAAAACATGGGTATCCGACTCCCGAAGCATTGTACGAAAGCGCTATGCGGCATGTTGAAATTTGTGAGGATTTCGGTTTTCATGATGTGATTATTTCGGTAAAGTCAACGGATGTGAAATTGATGATTGAAGCGTACCGTCTTGTTGCACAACGAACCGATATTCCGCTTCATCTCGGAGTTACGGAAGCCGGAACGACTCGCGTCGGCACAATCAAATCAGCTGTTGGAATCGGAACGTTACTTGCCGAAGGAATCGGCGACACGATTCGTGTTTCGCTTACGGATGAGCCGGTGAAAGAAGTGGAGGTGGGAAAAGAAATTCTCCGCTCGCTCAGTCTTGCATCACGCAATGTCGAGTTGATTGCCTGCCCGACTTGTGGACGCCTTGAAGTTGATTTATTCGGCATCATGGCTCAACTTGAGGAGAAACTTGCCGGTGTGAAAAAACCCGTGAAGATTGCAGTGCTCGGTTGTGTTGTCAATGGACCCGGCGAAGCAAGTGAAGCTGATATCGGTATCGCCGCAGGAAAAGGAGTTGCAATTCTCTATCGCAAAGGAGAAGTCATCAAGCGGGTGAAAGAAGAAGAGATTGTAGCAACTATTTTGGAAGAAGTGGAAAAGTTTCAACCGAGTGAATGA
- a CDS encoding YgiT-type zinc finger protein, giving the protein MKCDLCGGIIVEQVTSYSIETKGKMHLIEHVPARVCTQCGERFYSPSTVRKIQEAIWQERQPDKFIQMPVIDFVSI; this is encoded by the coding sequence ATGAAATGTGATTTATGCGGTGGGATTATCGTTGAACAAGTAACCTCGTATTCCATCGAAACCAAAGGGAAGATGCACTTGATTGAGCACGTCCCTGCTCGCGTGTGCACACAATGCGGCGAAAGGTTTTATTCTCCCTCAACGGTAAGAAAAATTCAGGAAGCAATTTGGCAAGAACGACAACCGGATAAATTTATTCAAATGCCGGTGATTGATTTTGTATCTATTTGA
- a CDS encoding rhomboid family intramembrane serine protease: MSYYRYTSSSYHRPSFFGGFSFFPPVIKALLISNVALFLLVNFFGMFQIGGVPLQYFLNYVFALFPLGYGFEVWQLFTYMFMHGGFMHLFMNMFALWMFGMELENVWGSKKFLIYYLTCGLGAAFVHLLISPLFGVSGPTVGASGAVYGVLLAYGMLFPDRPIFLYFLLPIRARYFVILYILFELISGVTGTQDGIAHFAHLGGALVGFIYLLVDQHRLGLPSMFKKKPMFYAQPQYRYTATRPQEEVGEATYEDIQSDDKTETQSRLDEILDKINQSGYQSLTEEEKRFLFEESKRLN; this comes from the coding sequence ATGTCATATTATCGTTACACAAGTTCGAGTTATCACCGCCCTTCGTTTTTCGGAGGGTTTAGTTTCTTTCCTCCTGTCATCAAGGCGTTACTGATTTCCAATGTTGCGCTGTTCCTGTTGGTGAACTTCTTCGGGATGTTCCAAATCGGTGGCGTGCCGTTGCAGTACTTTTTGAATTATGTCTTCGCGTTGTTTCCGCTTGGATATGGATTTGAAGTATGGCAATTGTTCACTTACATGTTCATGCACGGCGGTTTTATGCACTTGTTCATGAACATGTTTGCGCTCTGGATGTTCGGGATGGAATTGGAAAATGTTTGGGGCTCGAAAAAGTTTCTCATTTATTATTTGACATGCGGACTTGGCGCGGCGTTCGTTCATTTGCTTATCAGTCCCCTTTTCGGCGTTTCCGGCCCGACTGTCGGCGCATCCGGCGCTGTGTATGGAGTGTTGCTTGCGTATGGAATGTTATTCCCCGACCGTCCGATATTTTTATATTTCCTTTTACCGATTCGTGCACGTTACTTTGTCATTCTTTATATTTTGTTTGAACTGATTTCGGGAGTGACAGGTACGCAGGATGGCATCGCTCACTTTGCGCATCTCGGCGGAGCGTTGGTTGGGTTTATTTATTTGCTCGTTGACCAACACCGACTCGGACTTCCTTCGATGTTCAAAAAGAAACCGATGTTTTATGCTCAGCCGCAATACCGCTACACGGCAACGCGCCCGCAGGAAGAAGTAGGCGAAGCGACGTATGAGGATATTCAATCAGATGATAAAACTGAAACTCAATCACGGTTGGATGAAATCCTCGACAAGATAAATCAAAGCGGATATCAAAGTCTCACAGAAGAAGAAAAACGATTTTTGTTTGAAGAAAGCAAGCGATTGAATTGA
- a CDS encoding phosphoglycerate kinase, translating into MNKLTIDDINFSGKRTLVRVDFNVPMKNGVITDDTRIVESLPTIKKILSDDGRVILMSHFGRPKGKRNMEFTLKPVAERLAQLLNKPVKFAPDCIGVEVEVMVNGMSNGECLLLENVRFHAEEEANDASFSKQLSVLGDVYVNDAFGSAHRAHASTEGVTKFIKPSVSGYLMNKEIEYLGKAVGNPVRPYAAILGGAKISGKIDVIQNLMGKVDVLLIGGGMMFTFYKAQGLEVGNSLVEADKIELAKQLLNEAKQRNIKLLLPVDCIIAETMENESLRKTVSVNQIPQGWSGFDIGPETVRLFQEELKKAKTVVWNGPMGVFELPNFAEGTNAIARLLAEITKTGATTIVGGGDSAAAIAQAGLSESVSHVSTGGGASLEFLEGKILPGIAALTNK; encoded by the coding sequence ATGAACAAATTAACAATTGATGATATAAATTTTTCCGGCAAGCGCACGCTTGTGCGTGTTGATTTCAATGTCCCGATGAAGAACGGTGTCATTACTGATGATACGCGCATCGTGGAATCACTTCCGACAATTAAAAAAATTCTTTCCGATGACGGACGCGTTATTTTGATGAGTCACTTCGGTCGCCCGAAGGGAAAACGCAACATGGAGTTCACGCTCAAACCAGTTGCGGAACGACTCGCGCAGTTGTTGAACAAGCCTGTCAAATTTGCGCCTGATTGTATTGGGGTGGAAGTTGAAGTAATGGTGAACGGAATGTCGAATGGCGAATGTCTGTTGCTTGAAAATGTCCGGTTCCACGCAGAAGAGGAAGCGAACGATGCAAGTTTTTCCAAACAACTTTCTGTTTTGGGTGATGTGTACGTGAACGATGCCTTCGGAAGCGCACACCGCGCCCACGCTTCGACAGAAGGTGTAACGAAATTTATCAAGCCATCCGTTTCGGGTTATTTGATGAACAAAGAGATTGAATACCTTGGCAAAGCGGTCGGAAACCCTGTGCGACCGTATGCGGCGATTCTCGGTGGTGCAAAAATTTCCGGCAAAATTGATGTCATCCAAAACTTAATGGGTAAAGTTGACGTATTACTCATTGGCGGCGGAATGATGTTTACGTTTTACAAAGCGCAAGGACTCGAAGTTGGCAACTCGCTCGTTGAAGCGGATAAAATTGAATTAGCAAAACAACTTCTCAACGAAGCAAAACAACGGAACATTAAACTACTTCTGCCTGTTGATTGTATTATTGCTGAAACAATGGAAAACGAATCACTCCGAAAAACAGTGTCTGTCAACCAAATTCCGCAAGGATGGTCGGGCTTTGATATTGGTCCTGAAACGGTTAGATTGTTTCAAGAAGAACTGAAGAAAGCCAAAACAGTTGTATGGAACGGACCAATGGGCGTGTTTGAATTGCCGAATTTTGCTGAAGGCACAAACGCCATAGCGCGTCTACTGGCAGAAATTACTAAAACCGGCGCGACAACAATCGTCGGTGGCGGAGATTCTGCCGCGGCAATTGCTCAGGCAGGATTATCTGAATCTGTCTCGCACGTTTCAACAGGCGGCGGCGCATCGCTCGAATTCCTTGAAGGGAAAATTCTTCCCGGCATCGCCGCACTGACTAATAAATAA
- a CDS encoding DUF4258 domain-containing protein, which translates to MIEDIKRKIRLGLYEYSHHAVDQTIIRLIHEQEVREGIENGIVIEDYPEDKYGPSCLIFGLTNQERPLHIQCSYPTRDLIKIITVYEPDSNLWLNYIERKTE; encoded by the coding sequence ATGATTGAGGATATCAAACGAAAAATTCGCTTAGGATTGTATGAATACAGCCATCATGCTGTTGACCAAACTATCATACGGTTGATACATGAACAAGAAGTTCGCGAAGGGATTGAAAACGGAATTGTCATCGAAGATTATCCTGAAGACAAATACGGACCGAGTTGTTTGATTTTCGGGCTGACGAACCAGGAGCGACCACTGCATATTCAATGCAGTTATCCAACTCGTGATCTTATCAAAATAATAACAGTTTACGAGCCTGATTCTAACTTATGGCTAAATTATATAGAAAGGAAAACAGAATGA
- the gap gene encoding type I glyceraldehyde-3-phosphate dehydrogenase encodes MSVKIGINGFGRIGRNVLRAGLNSPELEFVAVNDITDAKTLGHLLKYDSVIGNFAGTVEVKDGNLIVNGKVLKVLSEKDHTKLPWKDLGVDIVIESTGLKHFTDGDAAKQHLTNGAKKVIISAPAKQPDATIAIGVNDEIYDPSKHHIISNASCTTNCLAPVAKVLLQNFGLKKGMMTTIHSYTNDQKVLDLPHSDLRRARAAALNMIPTSTGAAKAIGLVIPELKGKLDGIAVRVPTPNVSLVDLVIESEKTPTKEEVNAAFKAAANGYLKNILEYTEEPIVSSDVKGNAHSAVFDAPLTFVMGTMIKVCAWYDNEWGYSCRVIDLTKKIAATL; translated from the coding sequence ATGTCTGTGAAAATTGGAATTAATGGTTTTGGACGAATTGGAAGAAATGTACTACGCGCCGGACTGAATTCCCCTGAACTTGAATTTGTCGCCGTGAACGATATTACCGATGCAAAAACGCTCGGTCATCTTTTGAAATATGATTCCGTTATCGGCAACTTCGCCGGAACGGTGGAAGTAAAAGATGGAAATCTCATCGTGAATGGAAAAGTATTGAAAGTGTTGTCGGAAAAAGACCACACAAAACTTCCGTGGAAAGACCTCGGAGTTGATATTGTCATCGAGTCAACCGGGTTGAAGCATTTTACTGATGGAGATGCGGCGAAACAGCATCTTACAAACGGAGCGAAAAAGGTTATCATCAGCGCGCCGGCAAAGCAACCCGATGCAACGATAGCAATTGGTGTGAACGATGAGATTTATGACCCGTCGAAACACCACATCATTTCCAATGCCTCCTGTACAACAAACTGTCTTGCACCGGTTGCCAAAGTATTGTTACAAAATTTTGGTTTGAAAAAAGGAATGATGACGACTATACATTCCTATACAAATGACCAAAAAGTGTTAGACCTTCCACATTCCGATTTACGACGCGCACGTGCCGCCGCACTCAATATGATTCCTACTTCAACCGGCGCCGCGAAAGCAATTGGATTGGTCATTCCTGAATTAAAAGGAAAGTTGGATGGAATTGCTGTTCGCGTTCCAACCCCCAATGTTTCTCTCGTTGACTTAGTTATCGAATCAGAAAAAACACCAACGAAAGAGGAAGTGAACGCCGCATTCAAAGCGGCGGCGAATGGGTACTTGAAAAACATTCTCGAATATACAGAAGAGCCGATTGTATCAAGCGATGTAAAAGGTAACGCTCACTCAGCAGTATTTGATGCGCCGCTGACATTCGTTATGGGAACGATGATTAAAGTCTGTGCATGGTACGATAACGAGTGGGGATATTCGTGCCGAGTCATTGACTTAACAAAGAAGATCGCGGCAACACTGTAA